The following proteins are encoded in a genomic region of Galbibacter sp. BG1:
- the rbfA gene encoding 30S ribosome-binding factor RbfA, with the protein METNRQKKIGGVIQRDLAEILQRAAKDGGMSGTLISVTKVNVTTDLSIAKVYVSIFPHTNAEELLKGMRSNQPLIKHELSQRTKNQLRRVPDLEFFIDDSLEYIDRIDKSLKRSENPIDNPDLLDKRKKS; encoded by the coding sequence ATGGAAACAAACAGACAGAAAAAGATTGGTGGCGTTATACAACGCGATTTGGCGGAAATTCTACAAAGAGCAGCAAAAGATGGTGGGATGTCTGGTACGCTTATTAGCGTTACAAAGGTAAATGTTACAACAGACCTTTCCATTGCGAAAGTGTATGTAAGTATTTTTCCCCATACCAATGCAGAAGAGCTTTTAAAAGGAATGCGCTCCAACCAGCCGCTTATTAAACACGAATTGTCGCAACGCACCAAAAATCAGCTTCGCCGTGTTCCCGATTTGGAATTTTTTATAGACGATTCTCTTGAATATATTGACCGCATTGATAAATCTTTAAAGCGCAGTGAGAATCCCATCGATAATCCCGATTTGTTAGATAAAAGAAAGAAGTCGTAG
- a CDS encoding GIY-YIG nuclease family protein has translation MFVYVIRSLKDARFYVGMTMDVEKRLKEHNSGKTKSTKGYRPWILIHTEVLPDREAARAREKYLKSGFGKQWLKNKYKQVP, from the coding sequence ATGTTTGTTTATGTTATTCGCAGTTTAAAAGATGCTAGATTTTATGTGGGAATGACTATGGATGTTGAAAAACGTTTAAAAGAACATAATTCGGGAAAAACAAAAAGCACAAAGGGGTACCGACCTTGGATTTTAATTCATACAGAGGTACTTCCGGATAGAGAAGCGGCCAGAGCGAGAGAAAAATACTTAAAAAGTGGTTTTGGAAAGCAATGGTTAAAAAATAAATACAAACAGGTCCCATAG
- a CDS encoding ABC transporter permease: MNISLYIAKRYLVSKSSQNAVNIINFVTFLVIVIGAASLFVVLSAFAGLKTLSLSFSNSFDPDLKAVSSEGKFFDFTENEHKQLNRIEGIADYSKEIEERIFLTFKQKNHIAYIKAVDSNYTNVTGVDSLIYYGNWIQKDPYQVVTGLAIANLLGLGINDYRNPLKILAPKPGEGSITSGISGTKKPYNELSVTLSGVYAVNDELDKKYVFARLSTVQPLLEKKENQITGINFKLDPTADIGLVTKAIEEAFKGKVQIKTRAQLNDSLYKMLNTENLAIYLIFTLVLIIALFNVVGAIIMMILDKKENATTLYSMGVSIKQLKRIFFLQGLLVTAVGGIIGIVVASLLVWSQISFQWLKLTPSLAYPVEYQLINVLIVFATIFVLGFIASKIAANRVNKQLIQFN, from the coding sequence TTGAATATTTCGCTGTACATAGCCAAAAGGTATCTCGTTTCTAAGAGCAGTCAAAATGCGGTAAACATTATCAATTTTGTTACATTTTTGGTAATTGTCATTGGTGCCGCCTCTCTTTTTGTGGTGCTCTCTGCTTTTGCTGGTTTAAAAACATTGAGTTTATCTTTTTCGAATTCTTTTGATCCCGACTTAAAAGCAGTCTCTTCGGAAGGCAAGTTTTTTGATTTTACTGAAAACGAACACAAGCAACTCAACAGAATTGAAGGTATTGCTGATTATTCCAAAGAAATTGAAGAACGCATTTTTCTTACTTTCAAACAAAAAAATCATATTGCTTACATAAAGGCGGTAGACAGTAATTACACCAATGTAACCGGAGTAGACAGCTTAATTTACTACGGAAACTGGATACAAAAAGATCCTTACCAGGTGGTCACCGGACTTGCCATTGCCAATTTACTCGGGCTCGGAATAAACGATTATCGCAATCCGTTAAAAATCTTAGCTCCAAAACCTGGGGAAGGAAGTATTACCAGTGGAATTTCGGGCACAAAGAAGCCCTATAACGAACTTTCGGTCACCCTCTCGGGTGTTTATGCAGTAAACGACGAATTGGATAAAAAATATGTGTTTGCGCGCCTCTCAACGGTACAACCTTTACTGGAAAAGAAAGAAAACCAAATTACAGGAATTAATTTTAAATTAGATCCAACCGCCGATATAGGTTTGGTAACCAAAGCTATTGAAGAAGCTTTTAAGGGAAAAGTACAAATAAAAACGCGGGCACAGCTAAATGATTCCCTTTATAAAATGTTGAATACTGAAAATCTGGCTATCTATTTAATCTTTACCCTAGTACTTATCATTGCACTTTTTAATGTGGTAGGCGCGATTATTATGATGATTCTCGATAAAAAAGAAAATGCTACTACCCTTTACAGTATGGGCGTTTCTATAAAGCAATTAAAACGAATATTTTTCCTTCAGGGATTGTTGGTAACTGCCGTTGGAGGTATTATAGGTATTGTGGTAGCTTCCTTATTGGTTTGGTCTCAAATAAGCTTTCAGTGGCTTAAACTTACACCTTCCCTAGCCTATCCGGTAGAATATCAATTAATAAACGTCTTAATTGTATTTGCCACCATTTTTGTCCTTGGTTTTATTGCTTCCAAAATTGCCGCTAACCGTGTGAACAAACAGCTGATTCAGTTTAATTAG
- the mce gene encoding methylmalonyl-CoA epimerase: MNKIEHLGIAVKSLDASNELFHKLLGVAPYKLEVVASEGVKTSFFKTGESKIELLEATNEESPIAKFIEKRGEGIHHIAFDVADIKAEIKRLKEEGFVVLNETPKKGADNKWVVFLHPKATNGVLIELCQEIDSIE, encoded by the coding sequence ATGAACAAAATAGAGCACCTAGGCATAGCAGTAAAAAGCTTGGACGCCTCCAACGAACTTTTTCATAAATTGTTGGGGGTAGCGCCTTACAAGTTAGAAGTGGTTGCTTCGGAAGGAGTAAAGACGTCTTTTTTTAAAACAGGAGAAAGCAAAATAGAACTTCTGGAAGCTACAAATGAAGAGAGCCCTATAGCAAAATTTATTGAAAAAAGGGGAGAAGGAATTCATCATATAGCCTTCGATGTGGCAGATATTAAAGCGGAAATTAAAAGGCTTAAGGAGGAAGGCTTTGTGGTTTTAAATGAAACCCCTAAAAAAGGGGCAGACAACAAATGGGTTGTTTTTTTACATCCTAAAGCTACCAATGGAGTATTAATAGAGCTGTGTCAAGAAATAGATTCTATTGAATAG